The DNA sequence ATGTCAGTTTATTCGGCTCCAGATCGAGGAAATGAAAACAGTGACAAAGGAGACGGCAGAAACGAACCTGCAGGTGATGTTGGCTATTGCAGAGTCTGCAGTGACTTGACGCTCAGCAGCTATCTTGCTGGCAACTAGATCTGGCCATGAGGTTCCAGCAGCCAGTGCTGTGAATGCAATAACATATGGACTTACTCCTGCTCAAAAACAGAAGATAATGTCATCATACATGCAGGTAACATCTTGGTGAGCAGATTGAACACTAAACTTGTGCTTGAGTATGTTCTAACCTGTGACACAGCTTATCTGATCTGTAAGCTTAGTAACACCATAAGCAATACCACTTATGAAGATCAGTGAGCATATAAAAGCAATCCAGCCATGTGCAATATTGTATGGGGGCACAAAAGCAAACAAAAATTTCCAAGGCGCAATGATCAAGTTCCAAAATATTGTGGTGAACCTCAGGCAGATGGAATGCATCTTCCTTGACTCAGGGCTCTCCAACTGCATATATTGATAAAATCAATTACTACGCCAAAAAAAGAAAGTTCTTAACATTGGCCCAGTTGTAAGGATGGTAAAATGACCAAAGTTAATGTTAAAGGGGGTGGATTAAACTATTTCAGCATACTGTGTTTGGAAAACAAAATTGTCTCAGAAGCACCTAGAAATAATTTCCTCAATTGTATGTGAAATAAACGTTTAGAAAATATTTCCTCATCCTTGCACCATTTTAGTTATGGTGACCAGCATATTAATAAGTTTAGCCACATTGTCCCATAAAAGAAATGGATTTTCTAAACTTCTCATACTGTCCTAGGCTCGTAGCCAAATGCAAAAACAGATGACTAACTATTCAACACACATAAAGAGACCAACAATGAATCAAATTACCATTGAAGCATCAACAAATTGTTGCCACCAAATAGAAAGCCAGGATATATCTTCTTGTGTGTTCTTTACAACTTGATCCATTGTTGATGATCCTTCCATATCCTTTTCTGGAACTCGACTGTACTCTACAGTAAAGGTGTCCAAAACATAGAAATAATTactttaaaaaataaatacaacaAATATATAGATAACTCAAATTTAGGATCCCCCCCCCCCGCCCCCAATCACCAGTACCCCCGCCGCCTTCAATGATTAACTTAACATAACATGAAAATAAGTACTTAATCAATCCACTGCACTTGGTTGCATTCAGTGATGCACTATCAATCTATCATTAAGGAAAGATGTTCGAGAAACTGGAAAAGCTCATACCTGCAATGTGGTAGGAATGTGCAGAGAATACGTCTACAATGCCATCATTCCGGTTAGCACTTATAGGGAGTGTCTCATTAGTGTCATCACAGTTGTCGTAATCAACAGAAACATCTTCTGGTGGAACCCAATCTTCAGGCCTCTCACCTCTCACACTGATTGCAGCAGATTGAACTAAAACCATAAGCTACATACACCTTAAACTGTAGATGGGCATATGACCATGAGATAAGTTTGCAAAAGAAAAGGTATTCAGGAATTAGGATCATACAATGGGATGGATACAAATGGCCACCGTTTATCctgtgcatatgcatgaagcagaagTAACCCATACTGCAAGACTGTCAGCAGTGCCTCCCAGAGGGTGATCACTTTAGGCGTCCACACCTGTGCAGCAGTGCAAAGTATTCATTGGTACCAAACGCACTTGCATAACAGAATTATTATGTATATGGTAAAACTCTTTGAACTTTGGCTGATGATACATTGTATATCACTGAGTACTTAATCAAACAAACGAAATGATGTCTAAATTTGTCATAACTACTTTCGTGGTATTCTAATCTTATTaggatttataatataaatcaaATTAGTAGTAAAAATATATGTTTCGAAGACATGGCAATGTCCAGAACTTCTGTAATTGTAACCAAGCTTTATATTATGACTTACCTCTAAGATAACATAGAGCCAAATATATGCCCAGAAAGACCAGACGAGCTCAACCAACCAAACACCCAAGTCAGAGATCTTTTTCTTAGACCCTGCCCTTGGCATAACCACACAGACAGCATGGATTGGAAACAGATCAAATGCCGCAGAACCAACAAGTGTGCCTGGACCTAGACCTGCAAAATCACAAATACCAAATCACCTACCACGCTACACTCGACTACATCTTATACTGCAAAAGTTCACCATCAAGCCAATTACTTAATCACTGTATGTAGTACCTCCTGCTGTCAGTTGACCCAGATTTCGGATGGCGTCGATGATGGCGAGGGAGATCTGAGGGAAACTGGTACCAAACGCAAGCAGAGCAATGTCCGCGACAGTGTAGTTCCACACCTTCTCGTGCTTGACAACAGGCTCCTTGGTGTGCGGGTCAATGACAACCACCTCCCGGGAGTGTTTCATGATCTGCTCCATGGATTTGAAGAACCGGGCGGTGATCGCGGACAGTCCGATGAAGCAGTACGCGAGCGCGACGGTGTAGAGGGAGGCGCGGGCGCCGGTGGAAAGCAGAGTCTCGCCATGGAACAGCAGGTAGGTGTCACTGTCACACGACGACGATGGAGGAGCAGCCACCATGGCGATGTTGGACATCAGATGAGACGAGAAGCTGGGAAAAGAATTCTAGCTGGTTCCTGTTGTATCACGGATAACACAGGTAATTAAAAATCTAATCCATCAGCAGAGTTTTTTATGAAAAAATGTTGATATTGAAGCAGAGGCGCCATATGGCCATGGCGAAATCGTGCAGATTCCGCTGAGGCCATGGGAGCAAGACAGGAGGGGACAAGAACGCACCAGTGGTCCAATCCGTGGCAGGAATCGGATCACCACGAAGCACAGCAGCTGCAGCCTCCTTCTTCTCCGCCGACGGCGAGGCCCCGTTGCTCTGCTCCACTGTCCAGTCCAATGCGCCGCTCTGAGACTGCAGATTATAGCGAGCGGATCAGGGGATCCTGATTGAGGCACAAAGACTGCAGATTGACGAAGCCAATCGATAGTACTACggattaaaaaaaagtttgcatTTTTACGGTAGACGACAACAGATCATTCCCAACTTCTTGGCGAGGCAAAACAAAAAGGACAGCACCGAAAAGAAAAAGGCGACGAATCGGATCGCATCCCAACCGGAGACGAAGGGGGGCGTCCAGCCATCCAGGAGACCGCGGAAGAGGAATGGGCGGGGACGGGTGCGGCTTACCAGTACCAGCAGTCAGCGGCGGGTCGCAGCCTCGCCGGAGCCGGGCGGCGCGGGACCCCCGCGGTGGCGCAGGCGAGGACGGTCCCGCAGATTCCGTGCTGCCGGTACTGTGCTTCGTGAACTTGCGACAGATTTGATAGTGGGGAGCGGTGACGGAAGCTACTGCATTTGTGAGCTGAAATGCTGCCGCTGCTTCGGCCACACCACACGCGCGCACACCAATTTGATGGTGGCGATTATAGGAGGAGTATTAGCGAGGGGTTACCTGGTATGTGATAATGTGAGGTGCATGAATCCCAGTCGTCTGAGGTCACTCTCAAGAGTACACAATATTTATTGCTAATGCTAAGGGACGACTTTGGAAGGTACTTGTACCACTATCTTAAGGTTCATCGCACTTACACGATCTGACGATCTTGCATGTGAAAAAGATTGTAAATTTGCAAGAACGAAGCGTGTATGGAGTATGGTCAATGGATTTTGTTCCAAAATCATTGTAGGTTTTCTGAACAAAAGATCGTGGTTGcagtccaaaaaaaatttgtctTTCAACATAATAATAGTAAGGGGCTGTTTGGATCAGTAGCGCTAAAAATTAGAAGCATAGATGAAGATACGTTGTCTCTGTCTTTACTAATGAAACTAATAGTTAATCGTCTCTTAGTTAATACTGTAATTAACTAGGGTGTTGGGTTTGTTAGTTTCCATTACCTGGTTTGGAGTGGCGAACATGTTCAACTCATGACCACCTATATATTACCCTGTGAATCTAAACAACCttctattaaaaattatttaGCTCAAAAATAGTAGTGGTTACCTATTAGCTAGTTAAGTTTAAGTGCTAATGGATACAAACAAGCCCTAAGTAATTCTTATTATTCGGACAATAACTAGTTGTCTAAAATCCGTTATGATTTTACTAAATTATATGTTTGATGAAGATTAATCTATGCATACTTTCCAGGAGTGTCTCATTGTATTTAAACTGAACATTTTTAGAAGTTCTTTGGTAACTGAAGTGTCAAAACATTAACCTGAAATTATAAGAGAAACAAAAACATAAATAATAGGATTTGGCAGTCATCACAGGGGCAGTGGAGCAACAAAGACACGTCGAAAATGGTCGGCTACTTTTCCAACTGCTGGGACCATGCAAATTATGGCAGCCACCTACTAATTCTAGTAGTATGAAAAAGGGTGTTTTTTTATCGTGCCGGACTGCCGGGTCAGAAATAAAGGACACGTCATTTTCGTCCCCATGTGTACACCCCTGATTCTCTTGGCTCTGCATTGCCGTACTGACGTGGAACAAGCAACACCAAAAATGTGTGCGTGGGGGTGCAAACGCAAAATTTTTATTATTGCATTTTGGAAGTAAATATGTCTAAAATATTTTGGTcttgaattttttgcaaaattaaatagagacattaaggtcttgtttagttctaaatttttttacaaaatggacattgtagcactttcatttgtatttaacaaatactgTGCAATAATGaaataattaggctcaaaatattcgtttcgcaaattgcatataaattgtgtaattagttatttttttatctatatttagtactttatacatgtgccgtaagatttaatATGACAGACCAAAAAAATTGGTATTAGAATTTTGGTGGGCTGCTCaaggttttgagtttttgggttttttaaaaaaaaaaaacttcaagaactaaacaaggttctagctGTCATTtccgaaaaaaaaaagaaaaaagaaacatcCATATGATGAAATTGAAACCTAGGTGACCGGTGCGCTTTTGCAATTTTGCAAGGCGGTCCCATGCTTTTGCTATCACGTGTACTACGTGGACTTTGTGTGTGTGGGTCTATTTAGCGGCACTTGTTTATGGCCACAAGACAACACAGGCCCGCACGTGATGGCTGCTTTGATGACCGCGATAgaatcaaaattaaaaatttaaaTATGCATGGGATGGAACCGCAGGGGGTGTCGCGTCGGTGTCAATCAAAGGACTCAGACAAAGACACCTATCGCGTGTGGAGATGGGGTGGTGCAATTGGATaccacggccttgtttagtttcgaaaattaaaaaaattttggtactgtagtagtttcatttatttgtgataaatattatctaatcatggactaactagaattaaaagattcgtctcgtgatttacagctaaactgtataactagtttttgttttcgtctatatttaatgtttaatgcatgtgccacaagattcgatgtgacgggaaatcttgaaaactttttggttttcagggtgaactaaacaaggcccacgtTTTTTTCTCTAGTGTAatttaataaattaaataaaaaaataagaaaagaaattATCAATTTAGTTTATTAGGTTAAACTAGAAAAGAACTATGAGTATCTATTTAAAACaccatttatatttttttggatGTTTAATTGTTAGCCATAGTCCTATCATAACTAAGTTTAAGTAAATGTGGCAAGCCACAAAAAGTGTAGCTAGCAAATTAATTGTCACAATTTATCATGTCTAAAggaatcttgccacacttttttagctctatgacatgtggagccAAAAAAATCATGCCTAAGTTTAGTTGTCAACCAAACACTTGCTGATTTGATCAAACTTTACCTAAAGTAAAATATGTCAAATTATGGTtagcaaccaaacagccccttAATCACGTGAAACGGAACAGGAAGCTACCAGTTCGGGCCACCAGCTGAGTCGTCGGTACAGCTAGGCTTtcttaattttaaaaaaaaatcaaaattttttgtcaaatcgaatatttagacgtatatatataatattaaatataaataaaaaataactaattatataatttatctataatttataagaagaatattttgaacctaattagtctataattaaacaataatttttaaatacaaacgaaaaaaaatttcggattaaACAACGCCTTTAGCGCCGAGCGGCGAGGGAAGCTTTCTCTAGCTTCGCTTTTGCCACGATGGTAGTGTTGGATTGACTGAAAACCCAAATAGATTACTCGTGATGATATATGGAGTTGAATTTGTTGGCCTTTTGCTAATTTCTCTAtcttaaattataaaatattttaattatatatatatatatatataatgcagTTAGATACACACTATTTATAGATATGAGATAAAAGCaatgtatttagaaaaataaaaacgtcttataatttaaaatataaAGAGTAATACATAGGGGTATTTGGCACGACTCCTCGTAAGTGAAGCCCCTCTAAAGAAGTCAGAGCCGTTTTGGAGCTTCTCTGCTTTTTACTTAAAAACGGCTTCTTTACATAAACATTTGACAAGGCTCCTCTGTAGGAGTTAGAGATGAAGCCGGAGAGGAGTCCTGCCAAAcaaattacacaatttacctataatttacaagatgaatcttttaagtctagttagtttataattgaacaatatttatcaaatacaaacgaaagtgctacagtatctattttgcagaaaattttgaaactaaaggcactcccaatgcagaaactaccatggtttctatagacattaattgcaaTGCCACCTaatcattttgctgatgtggtaatgtagttattgaagagagagaaaaaaatcatagaaactaggTCTAagatagaaaccatgtctacacaattcaagacatgaagtgatatgattagctaagaatggagagagaatgaatgtgattggatataaaaatattctatagaaactatccatttagAGCATACTTTCTATATATAatatctataaaaattaatgagtatagaaattatatgtagtttctagcattgggagtgctctaaacaaggcctttatacTCGTGTACGGATCGGTGGAATTAATTAAAATGCTAGTAATTTTGGGAGGTGGCCCCCAATAATCCATGCCTTTGACTTTGTGTGGGTCGATGTATCGACAACCACTTATTTGTGCCGACAATTTTAGTACTTGCCACGTGCTGCATTAGGGAAGTCATGTCTTTTATATTTTACGAATTTTTTTTACACAACTAATATTATGCTAGAGCTTAATTAGCATTAAAATACATGTGTACACATGAGCAAAGAACCCTAGCCTATTAGCAATATTACAAAGAttggataaaaatagaaaataaaatacatTGCTCAGATCAAACGGTTATTATAGAGAGAGAGCCCCCTTAAAGAAACTAGCTCGCTCTTTTATAGTGTGATGATAAGGTGTAATTGATCTTATGAACTACCATGAAAATCCAATTTATCTTTATCATGGTTGACGTGACGTTGGAAGATTGGCGTGGTGCGTCAGCCAAAACCACTTTCAAAGTTTCAGTAAGCTAAACCAGACCGTTTGAAGTAGTGTAAAAATcttattctctattttttttctaatgATGAGGGGAGGTAAACCAGACTTAATAATACTCCTTCTGTCCCTGAAAACTGCAACTTCTCgaattgtcctaagtcaaaattttaaaactttgaccaaatttatagaaaaaacgttaagatttatagtatcaaattaataccattagatttatcattgaatatatttttataagatactcattttatgtcatagatattgatgcttttttctataaagttggtcaaagttaaacaagTTTTACTGACACGGATTCTAGGAGTTGAACCAGAGGGAGTAATTAAGTAATAAGAGAGGTTATAAGCACCAATCACTCACGCGGCTCCGTTCTGGTTCGTTCGTCTGGTAATTTTTGCTTGGGCCGCTAAACAAAACGAACGATAGGCCCACTGGTTTGTTCGTTCGATTTTAGCTTGGGCCGCGAAACAAAACGAACGACAGGCCCATGTCAGCCAAAGCCCATTTTGGCTGAACACGTTAGGATCGAGCCCAGCCCAGAAGAGCACGGCGACgatgtcacacccggatgtaagagagcattcgggtgccaaatcacatgtgcgccaggatctcaaattcacacacatggaccgacttcatcaatggtacaaaacacagtgttcaaacgaattacataaatgagagtaaatgtaccattattacaagccaaaagttatcaaagtgcggaggggaaacataaaactaaactgttccataaataacGGGGAAACTAAACGTTGACGTAGcgggaccaccttgccacaggaaggtcgacggcagaaccacacgagcctaacaaccgggagactcagggtaatcctcagggaaatcacaattgtactcctgatcgtccgagcaacctttaatgattatagcaagggtgagctcatgtcgaactcagcaagcacagacggaaagtaatgacatgcaaggcttaaaacaatgtAAAGCTGACtcggtttgactgcggtagcattttagctGATCACTTTTAAGTATAACAATtactagaacaacctattactaaatatgagtagcataaacccaacccttatttagtataagtagtaattagcatcttttaaaagactatcctacttattatagtaatccagggattaacccctattattaacacaggatagcaatcctgccaacacggaatagccattccgccaaaacacgaggtagcaacctcgccaagttccatctccaagtatccagtgaatccaatttgctcatcaagtgagggtctgggccgctcgtgaccgtgagcacggctgatatatcagttttacactctgcagaggtgtgcacgttcactccaagtcgtgatttccatttgcccggggtcgcgactccccaaaacactgccaaggtgagcaggcagggtttcactacgagacctttcacagggtccaactaataggatgccactcgtaagtttttgccggggcgcgcggcagccgtgcccatagcaatgggaccccgaactgaccgacc is a window from the Sorghum bicolor cultivar BTx623 chromosome 5, Sorghum_bicolor_NCBIv3, whole genome shotgun sequence genome containing:
- the LOC8070185 gene encoding magnesium/proton exchanger 1, yielding MSNIAMVAAPPSSSCDSDTYLLFHGETLLSTGARASLYTVALAYCFIGLSAITARFFKSMEQIMKHSREVVVIDPHTKEPVVKHEKVWNYTVADIALLAFGTSFPQISLAIIDAIRNLGQLTAGGLGPGTLVGSAAFDLFPIHAVCVVMPRAGSKKKISDLGVWLVELVWSFWAYIWLYVILEVWTPKVITLWEALLTVLQYGLLLLHAYAQDKRWPFVSIPFVRGERPEDWVPPEDVSVDYDNCDDTNETLPISANRNDGIVDVFSAHSYHIAEYSRVPEKDMEGSSTMDQVVKNTQEDISWLSIWWQQFVDASMLESPESRKMHSICLRFTTIFWNLIIAPWKFLFAFVPPYNIAHGWIAFICSLIFISGIAYGVTKLTDQISCVTGVSPYVIAFTALAAGTSWPDLVASKIAAERQVTADSAIANITCSNSVNIYVGIGVPWLIDTVYNFFVYQEPLYIDNAAGLSFSLLVFFATSFGCITVLVLRRIILGAELGGPRLWAWVTSVYFMILWVVFVVFSSLRVSGVI